In Roseisolibacter agri, one genomic interval encodes:
- a CDS encoding ankyrin repeat domain-containing protein, whose protein sequence is MSTQHPLPRRTATTLALLLASAAPLAAQADARGDSLYKAAAENDTATVRRLLAAGVDPNHQLRTNGRTPLIGTAVWGQTAAARLLLAAGARPELTDRDGRTARAWAEQTLNEGVAQLLRGAAGNAVRKEPAPAPAPAAPAPAPVGGPAMPQRGATPRDGQWRGTIAGITTGGGQTVAFRVVGGRIVDTDFLVDYHCAPGYAYRERARWGFRESIPVIEGAFARLEKAPNTDLEVAGRFPTATTAEGTFLEEDTSGCTTRRARWTAVRVGR, encoded by the coding sequence ATGTCGACCCAGCACCCGCTGCCCCGCCGCACCGCGACGACGCTCGCCCTGCTGCTCGCCTCCGCCGCGCCTCTCGCCGCGCAGGCGGACGCGCGTGGCGACTCGCTCTACAAGGCCGCCGCCGAGAACGACACCGCGACCGTGCGCCGGCTGCTCGCGGCCGGCGTGGACCCCAACCACCAGCTCCGGACCAATGGACGCACGCCGCTCATCGGCACGGCCGTCTGGGGGCAGACCGCGGCCGCGCGCCTCCTTCTCGCCGCCGGTGCACGCCCGGAGCTCACCGACAGGGACGGGCGCACGGCGCGTGCGTGGGCCGAGCAGACGCTGAACGAGGGCGTCGCGCAGCTGCTGCGCGGCGCCGCGGGGAACGCGGTCCGGAAGGAGCCCGCCCCCGCCCCCGCACCCGCGGCACCGGCGCCCGCTCCCGTGGGCGGGCCGGCCATGCCGCAGCGGGGAGCCACGCCGCGCGACGGCCAGTGGCGCGGCACGATCGCCGGGATCACCACCGGCGGCGGGCAGACCGTGGCGTTCCGGGTGGTCGGCGGGCGCATCGTCGACACCGACTTCCTCGTCGACTACCACTGCGCGCCCGGCTACGCGTACCGCGAGCGCGCGCGGTGGGGGTTCCGGGAGTCGATCCCCGTGATCGAGGGCGCGTTCGCGCGACTGGAGAAGGCTCCGAACACGGACCTCGAGGTGGCCGGCCGCTTTCCCACGGCGACGACCGCCGAGGGGACGTTCCTCGAGGAGGACACCTCCGGCTGCACCACGCGGCGCGCCCGCTGGACGGCGGTCCGCGTCGGGCGCTAG